The Brassica napus cultivar Da-Ae chromosome C7, Da-Ae, whole genome shotgun sequence genome has a segment encoding these proteins:
- the LOC125590551 gene encoding uncharacterized protein LOC125590551: MPYRTTRLLQSLLYEGVSTVPLNALPDFSPVHIGLSPTTRGVGDIKVNSYFKTKRELMLRMKKWALEWKFEYKTVSSNKSRVLLSCVDENYTWRMRATKLPLSDFFVVKKYVHEHTCDTTHRKANHRQASAKLLGSLICSNYGEKKEGLKPKQIIEQVRMLHETNPGSLTYQHVDAAGKFKYAFVAFGPSIRGFSLMRRVIAVDGTFLKGKFNGTLLAACAQDGNYHLYPLAFAVVDAENGASWKWFFRGLSQKIPDASDLVFVSDRANSISSALEDVYPLSHHGICRIHLLRNITPTYVKIGLLPLVESAADAYTCHEFWLIFKDIKDKCPELAKYLEDSDFRKWARSYAPANRYNIMTTNIAESLNSMLRMPRELPIISLLETIRLTMTTWFFERREAAAKHKHLVTPKVVQKLVSRLGAAMLLNVYQVDRSEFEVKNETMKFVVDLEKRHCTYNVFDIDKIPCIHAIAAAKHIKRDENLFVDASHLTETWAKAYAESIHPGGELSTSTYPENIDELSCPPPATKKKSGRPPTKRKRSVGEFGVPGSKSQSHKCSRCGTGGHNKSTCERPIG, from the exons atgccttacagaactacACGACTTTTGCAGAGTCTTCTATATGAAGGTGTTTCTACAGTTCCTCTGAATGCTCTTCCGGATTTTAGCCCTGTCCATATTGGACTTTCACCAACCACGAGAGGAGTTGGCGATATTAAGGTGAATAGCTATTTTAAGACAAAGAGAGAGTtgatgttgaggatgaagaaatgggcTTTAGAGTGGAAGTTTGAGTACAAGACTGTCTCTTCTAACAAGTCAAGAGTGCTTTTGAGTTGtgttgatgaaaattacacgtGGAGGATGCGTGCTACCAAGCTacctctttcagattttttcgttGTTAAAAAGTATGTTCATGAGCATACATGCGATACAACACACAGGAAAGCCAACCACAGACAAGCATCTGCAAAGTTGTTGGGTTCTTTGATTTGCAGCAATTATGGAGAAAAAAAGGAAGGTCTCAAACCGAAACAGATCATTGAACAGGTCAGGATGCTGCATG AAACAAACCCTGGTTCCTTGACTTATCAACATGTGGATGCTGCAGGAAAGTTCAAGTATGCATTTGTGGCTTTTGGTCCTTCGATAAGGGGATTCTCATTGATGAGGAGAGTTATTGCAGTAGATGGTACATTTCTGAAGGGAAAATTCAATGGGACTTTATTGGCAGCTTGTGCTCAAGATGGGAATTATCATCTATATCCTCTCGCCTTTGCAGTGGTTGACGCAGAAAATGGCGCCTCTTGGAAATGGTTCTTTAGAGGTTTGAGCCAGAAGATCCCGGACGCTTCGGATCTTGTTTTTGTATCAGACAGGGCTAACTCCATTTCTTCAGCGTTGGAGGATGTATATCCCTTATCTCACCATGGAATTTGCAGGATCCATCTGCTCCGCAACATCACTCCTACATATGTGAAGATTGGTTTGCTACCTCTGGTGGAAAGCGCTGCTGATGCCTATACGTGTCACGAGTTCTGGTTAATCTTCAAGGACATAAAGGATAAATGTCCTGAATTGGCTAAGTATCTGGAAGATTCTGATTTTAGGAAGTGGGCACGAAGCTATGCGCCTGCGAACAGGTATAATATCATGACTACCAACATTGCAGAGTCTCTCAATTCTATGTTGAGGATGCCTCGTGAGTTGCCCATTATCTCTCTCCTTGAAACTATCAGATTGACGATGACCACTTGGTTTTTTGAGCGACGCGAAGCGGCTGCGAAACATAAGCACCTAGTTACTCCAAAAGTTGTGCAGAAATTGGTATCTAGGTTAGGGGCCGCAATGTTGTTGAATGTGTATCAAGTTGATCGAAGCGAGTTTGAGGTGAAGAATGAAACAATGAAGTTTGTTGTTGACTTGGAGAAGCGGCATTGCACATATAATGTTTTCGACATTGACAAGATCCCCTGCATCCATGCCATCGCTGCTGCTAAGCATATCAAGAGAGATGAAAACCTTTTTGTTGATGCTTCTCACTTGACAGAAACCTGGGCTAAAGCTTATGCTGAAAGCATACATCCTGGTGGAGAGTTGTCAACGTCCACCTATCCAGAGAATATTGATGAACTGTCTTGCCCACCTCCagctaccaaaaagaaaagtggACGCCCTcctacaaagagaaagagatccgtTGGCGAGTTTGGGGTTCCTGGATCTAAATCTCAGTCCCACAAGTGCAGCAGATGTGGCACAGGAGGGCACAACAAGAGCACATGCGAGAGGCCTATAGGATGa